Proteins encoded by one window of Candidatus Odinarchaeum yellowstonii:
- a CDS encoding gamma carbonic anhydrase family protein — MIRGFGGKNPVIAEETYIAENALIVGDVKIGDHSSIWPNAVLRGDEGRITVGRYTNIQDNVVVHSDLNGFVEIGDYVTVGHGAIIHGCKIKNNVIVGMGAVVLNNAVIGENCIIGAGAVVLENAVIQDNSLVVGVPGVVKAALSKDKAAAIKDNALSYWRLAEEYLHLK; from the coding sequence ATGATAAGAGGCTTCGGCGGTAAAAATCCTGTAATCGCTGAAGAAACCTACATAGCCGAGAACGCTTTAATAGTAGGTGATGTGAAAATAGGCGACCACTCCAGTATCTGGCCTAACGCTGTTCTAAGAGGAGATGAAGGGCGTATTACAGTCGGTCGCTACACGAATATTCAAGATAATGTTGTAGTTCATTCAGATTTGAACGGTTTTGTTGAAATCGGTGATTACGTGACTGTTGGACATGGGGCGATTATACATGGTTGTAAAATTAAAAACAATGTGATAGTTGGAATGGGTGCTGTAGTTTTAAATAACGCAGTGATAGGGGAGAACTGTATTATCGGAGCCGGTGCTGTTGTGCTTGAAAACGCTGTTATCCAAGATAACAGTCTAGTTGTAGGCGTTCCCGGCGTTGTTAAGGCTGCTCTATCAAAGGACAAAGCAGCAGCTATTAAAGATAATGCATTATCATATTGGCGCTTAGCTGAAGAATATTTACATCTGAAATAA
- a CDS encoding Lrp/AsnC ligand binding domain-containing protein has product MAVRLAFILIRAQGGLESEILDQLKTFKQITQSYMIYGEWDIIAIAEYEKLPELNTLVLQIRGIPGVQQTSTLVVS; this is encoded by the coding sequence ATGGCGGTGAGATTAGCTTTCATATTAATAAGAGCGCAGGGCGGTTTAGAGTCTGAAATACTTGACCAGCTTAAAACATTCAAACAGATAACCCAAAGTTATATGATATATGGTGAGTGGGATATCATCGCAATAGCTGAGTATGAGAAACTCCCTGAGCTTAATACTTTAGTTCTGCAAATTAGGGGTATACCAGGAGTTCAGCAGACGTCAACTTTAGTAGTGTCGTAG
- a CDS encoding calcium-transporting P-type ATPase, PMR1-type, with translation MRTAMEKEWFTLEEEELYKELKTSPAGLSKLEAKNRLMDYGLNELRRIKRRSKLELFLEQFKNVLIVILIIAALISVFLGEILDAAVIGVIVVLNAVIGFIQEYKAEKAIEALKELAAPQATVIRDGKEIQIPAKEIVPGDIVLIDTGDRIPADIRLTSASNLKIDESSLTGESIPVKKKTEPLKNGFIPLAERSNMAFSGTIVTSGYGKGVVVATGMDTEIGHIATMISQEEEKETPLQKKLDILGKKLGQIIIVLCVIVFLTGFLRGIPFIEIFLASVGLAVAAIPEGLPAIVTMGLALGIQRMAKRNAIIRKLPAVETLGSANVICSDKTGTLTKNEMTVRRIRLASSSIEVTGEGYTPRGEFLQNGKKINPLLDEDLTQLIKIGALCNNSALSFDPQKNRWFVTGDPTSGALIVLAEKAGLRHADLVQQYRRIAEIPFESERKRIVTLHEDPNGGRIIFVSGAPDVLLELSDYYLDNGQINKLDNEKKTMFLKLNDEMARQALRVIGLAYKKLDTHTFSIEDPSFDRGLVFTGLVGMMDPPRAEVKDAIKLASKAGIKTIMITGDHPNTAAAIAKELGILKEGELVITGSQLDAMGLEELEKIVEKVKVYARVSPKHKLQIIKALKKKGSILAMTGDGVNDAPALKSSDIGVAMGIAGTDVAKEASDMILADDNFTTIVAAVEEGRMVYDNIKKVVRYLISTNFGEIITIFVGIIIGLPLPILALQILWINLVTDGLPALALGVEPAERDLMERRPRDPNENILSKETLLNALIYGSIMAAGALGLYIFELFSLDYWGFLATNPTPEQIDIFLLRPRTVVFTVLMLFQMVSVFTFRSEKTSIFKMKFFGNKYLVIAVAISIALHLLVVYVPVMQMPFKTTFLNPSDWLLIIVLNLSLLVYSEIRKSFIRRAKI, from the coding sequence ATGAGAACAGCGATGGAGAAAGAATGGTTCACCTTAGAAGAGGAGGAGCTCTACAAGGAGCTTAAAACCTCACCAGCCGGGTTATCTAAATTAGAAGCTAAGAATAGGCTTATGGACTATGGGTTAAATGAGCTGCGGAGAATAAAACGTAGATCCAAACTTGAACTTTTCTTAGAGCAATTTAAAAACGTTCTTATAGTAATTTTAATCATAGCTGCTTTAATCTCAGTTTTTTTAGGTGAAATACTGGACGCAGCTGTTATAGGGGTTATCGTTGTTTTAAATGCTGTAATTGGCTTTATCCAGGAGTATAAGGCTGAAAAAGCTATAGAAGCTTTAAAAGAGTTAGCCGCCCCTCAAGCCACCGTTATACGCGACGGTAAAGAAATCCAAATACCAGCTAAAGAAATAGTTCCAGGCGACATCGTACTGATAGATACCGGTGATCGCATACCAGCTGATATAAGACTCACATCAGCTTCCAACTTAAAGATTGACGAATCAAGCTTAACAGGTGAATCAATTCCTGTTAAGAAAAAAACGGAACCTTTGAAAAACGGCTTTATTCCTCTAGCAGAGAGAAGTAATATGGCTTTCAGCGGAACAATAGTCACCTCAGGTTATGGTAAAGGCGTAGTGGTCGCTACTGGTATGGATACGGAGATCGGACATATAGCTACTATGATATCTCAAGAAGAGGAGAAGGAGACTCCTTTACAGAAGAAACTAGACATTTTAGGTAAAAAACTAGGTCAGATAATAATAGTTTTATGCGTAATCGTATTCCTAACCGGTTTTTTACGAGGAATTCCTTTTATAGAGATTTTTCTAGCATCAGTTGGACTAGCTGTAGCAGCAATACCTGAAGGTTTACCCGCCATCGTAACTATGGGTTTAGCTTTAGGCATCCAAAGAATGGCTAAAAGAAACGCTATAATAAGAAAGCTTCCCGCGGTTGAAACCTTAGGTAGCGCAAATGTGATTTGTTCTGATAAAACAGGCACCCTTACAAAAAACGAGATGACGGTTCGGAGAATCCGTTTAGCTTCCTCCTCCATTGAAGTTACAGGTGAAGGCTATACTCCTAGAGGGGAATTTCTCCAGAACGGCAAAAAAATAAATCCATTATTGGATGAAGATTTAACGCAGCTCATAAAGATCGGGGCTTTATGTAATAATTCTGCGCTCTCTTTTGACCCCCAGAAAAACCGCTGGTTTGTTACAGGAGACCCTACCTCAGGTGCCCTGATAGTTTTAGCTGAGAAAGCTGGTTTAAGACACGCAGACTTAGTTCAACAATACCGTCGTATCGCCGAAATCCCATTTGAATCAGAGCGTAAGAGAATCGTTACATTACACGAGGACCCGAATGGTGGGCGTATTATCTTTGTAAGCGGCGCCCCGGATGTTTTATTAGAGTTATCTGATTACTACTTGGATAATGGCCAGATTAACAAACTTGATAATGAGAAGAAAACGATGTTCCTGAAATTAAACGATGAAATGGCTAGACAAGCGTTAAGAGTTATAGGTTTAGCTTATAAGAAGCTTGACACCCACACCTTCTCGATTGAAGACCCTAGTTTTGATAGGGGCTTAGTTTTCACAGGGTTAGTTGGGATGATGGATCCGCCTAGAGCTGAGGTTAAAGACGCGATAAAATTAGCTTCAAAAGCAGGAATTAAAACAATTATGATAACAGGTGATCATCCGAATACAGCAGCAGCTATAGCTAAAGAGCTTGGAATATTGAAGGAAGGTGAGCTTGTAATAACCGGTAGTCAACTTGACGCTATGGGTCTGGAGGAACTGGAAAAAATAGTTGAAAAAGTTAAGGTTTACGCTCGGGTTTCACCTAAACATAAGTTGCAAATTATTAAAGCTTTGAAGAAGAAGGGTAGTATTCTAGCTATGACCGGTGATGGGGTCAATGACGCGCCGGCTTTAAAATCATCAGATATAGGAGTAGCTATGGGAATCGCTGGAACTGATGTAGCTAAGGAAGCCTCTGATATGATTCTAGCTGACGATAACTTCACTACTATAGTAGCAGCGGTTGAAGAAGGTAGAATGGTTTATGATAATATTAAGAAGGTTGTTAGATACCTTATTTCAACCAACTTCGGTGAGATCATCACCATTTTCGTAGGTATCATAATAGGGTTGCCTCTTCCAATATTAGCCCTCCAAATACTCTGGATTAATCTTGTAACCGATGGGTTACCAGCCTTAGCTTTGGGTGTTGAACCGGCTGAAAGAGATCTTATGGAGCGGAGGCCGAGAGACCCTAATGAAAACATACTTTCAAAGGAGACTCTTCTAAACGCTTTAATCTACGGTAGTATAATGGCTGCCGGGGCATTAGGCTTATATATTTTCGAGTTATTCTCCTTGGATTACTGGGGGTTTTTAGCGACTAACCCTACACCGGAACAAATCGACATTTTCCTACTAAGGCCCAGAACAGTTGTATTCACGGTTTTGATGCTATTTCAAATGGTTAGCGTATTCACTTTTAGATCTGAGAAAACATCCATTTTCAAAATGAAATTTTTTGGAAATAAATATTTAGTTATCGCTGTCGCAATCTCGATAGCTCTTCATCTATTAGTAGTATATGTGCCGGTTATGCAGATGCCCTTTAAGACAACCTTCCTCAACCCTTCAGATTGGTTATTAATAATAGTGTTGAATCTAAGCCTCTTAGTGTACTCTGAAATTCGGAAATCGTTTATTAGGAGAGCGAAAATATAA
- the serS gene encoding serine--tRNA ligase: protein MEDYNMRFDMNARIIFNKDLTSAKEFIAQLIEEVNKTILLKGVPQNRLEEGARISDWSIKGDELHLTIVSGRYLRAHSALLRIYKLLSKEVGSRFKTGARSIIVDEYTGVMDLPSDAEFSIPKIPTIKSIERADGSLKIYFANLDEAALRGYEIDRAIKLIQSLTLPSLTERVTKIPPGTVIRRSKPREHKFKEDPTLKALELKWLEEFPGKGQFFYTPPITKLYEAIKTIFVKEVGEKLGFQECLFPKLIPLEIMDKMRYLEGICEGMFYCSAPERNPEFFEDLKAELYVTRKIPYKKLRDALKDPYYALSAAQCEPFYNYLGDKKIKIRSLPIKYMDHSGYTFRYEAGGARGLERAFEFQRLELVWAALPEEAEKIRDETLMETERVADEILELEWWTEVGDDPFYLVGRFSEDQEINLPDVPKYELRAALPYKGEFDKKNSIATSSFNVHGQHYVKNFSTKTDKGVEIWTGCTGIGLTRWLVAFLAQHGFNRDEWPKKIIELTEPFPPAPDISA from the coding sequence ATGGAAGATTACAATATGAGATTTGACATGAACGCGCGGATAATCTTTAATAAAGATTTAACCTCCGCTAAAGAGTTTATCGCCCAACTCATAGAAGAAGTGAATAAAACTATTCTTTTGAAGGGAGTTCCCCAGAATCGTTTGGAAGAAGGCGCTAGAATATCAGATTGGTCTATTAAAGGAGATGAGCTTCATTTAACAATAGTCTCTGGAAGATACCTTAGAGCTCACAGTGCGCTGTTGAGAATCTATAAACTACTATCTAAAGAAGTAGGCTCAAGATTTAAAACGGGGGCTAGAAGCATAATAGTCGACGAATACACCGGTGTGATGGATCTGCCGTCGGATGCAGAGTTTTCAATTCCTAAAATACCGACAATTAAATCTATTGAGCGAGCCGATGGCTCTCTCAAAATATATTTCGCTAATCTAGATGAAGCTGCTTTAAGAGGTTATGAGATAGATAGAGCTATCAAACTAATTCAATCTTTAACTTTGCCTTCTTTAACAGAGCGGGTTACTAAAATACCCCCAGGCACAGTTATAAGAAGATCTAAGCCACGTGAACACAAATTTAAGGAAGATCCAACACTTAAAGCCCTTGAATTAAAATGGCTTGAAGAATTCCCCGGTAAAGGTCAATTCTTCTATACGCCCCCAATTACAAAGCTGTATGAAGCCATTAAAACCATCTTCGTGAAAGAGGTGGGTGAGAAACTGGGTTTTCAAGAGTGCCTGTTCCCGAAATTAATCCCATTAGAAATAATGGATAAAATGAGGTATCTTGAAGGTATATGTGAAGGGATGTTCTATTGTTCAGCTCCTGAAAGAAACCCAGAGTTTTTCGAAGATCTTAAAGCGGAACTCTATGTAACAAGGAAGATACCTTACAAGAAATTAAGAGATGCTTTAAAAGACCCATACTACGCTTTATCAGCAGCTCAATGTGAGCCGTTCTATAATTACCTAGGTGATAAAAAGATTAAAATTAGGAGTCTACCTATAAAATATATGGATCACTCCGGTTACACTTTCCGTTACGAAGCTGGAGGGGCTAGAGGTCTTGAAAGAGCGTTTGAATTTCAAAGACTGGAACTAGTTTGGGCTGCTCTCCCTGAAGAGGCTGAGAAAATCAGAGATGAGACTCTCATGGAAACGGAGCGCGTCGCCGACGAAATCTTAGAACTAGAATGGTGGACGGAAGTAGGAGACGACCCGTTCTATCTAGTTGGGAGATTCTCCGAAGACCAGGAGATAAACCTACCTGATGTGCCTAAATATGAACTGCGAGCAGCCTTACCATATAAAGGTGAATTCGATAAAAAGAATAGTATAGCCACGTCCTCATTTAACGTTCATGGACAACACTATGTTAAAAATTTTTCAACGAAAACCGATAAAGGGGTAGAAATATGGACAGGCTGCACTGGCATAGGGTTAACTAGATGGTTAGTTGCGTTTCTAGCTCAACACGGCTTTAACAGAGATGAATGGCCTAAAAAAATTATTGAACTTACTGAACCCTTCCCACCGGCACCGGATATAAGCGCTTAA